In Siniperca chuatsi isolate FFG_IHB_CAS linkage group LG20, ASM2008510v1, whole genome shotgun sequence, the following proteins share a genomic window:
- the fbxo11b gene encoding F-box only protein 11 isoform X1: MNSVRATNRRPRRVSRPRPVQPERNNGDRDEEAPAAAAAEMAIEESGPGAQNSPYQLRRKTLLPKRTAAASATASACPSKGPMEGASTSSTEAFGHRAKRARVSGKSHDLPAAPAEQYLQQKLPDEVVLKIFSYLLEQDLCQAACVCKRFSQLANDPILWKRLYMEVFEYTRPMMHPEPGRFYQVSPEEHEHPNPWKESFQQLYKGAHVKPGFAEHFYSNPGRYKGRENMLYYDTIEDALGGVQEAHFDGLIFVHSGIYTDEWIYIESPITMIGAAPGKVADKVVIENTRDSTFVFMEGSEDAYVGYMTIKFNPDDKSAQHHNAHHCLEITVNCSPNIDHCIIRSTCTVGSAVCVSGQGACPTIKHCNISDCENVGLYITDHAQGIYEDNEISNNALAGIWVKNHGNPIIRRNHIHHGRDVGVFTFDHGMGYFENCNIHRNRIAGFEVKAYANPTVVRCEIHHGQTGGIYVHEKGRGQFIENKIYANNFAGVWITSNSDPTIRGNAIFNGNQGGVYIFGDGRGLIESNDIYGNALAGIQIRTNSCPIVRHNKIHDGQHGGIYVHEKGQGVIEENEVYSNTLAGVWVTTGSTPVLRKNRIHSGKQVGVYFYDNGHGVLEDNDIYNHMYSGVQIRTGSNPKIRRNKIWGGQNGGILVYNSGLGFIEDNEIFDNAMAGVWIKTDSNPTLRRNKIHDGRDGGICIFNGGRGLLEENDIFRNAQAGVLISTNSHPILRKNRIFDGFAAGIEITNHATATLEGNQIFNNRFGGLFLASGVNVTMKDNKILNNQDAIEKAVSRGQCLYKISSYTSYPMHDFYRCHTCNTTDRNAICVNCIKKCHQGHDVEFIRHDRFFCDCGAGTLSNPCTLAGEPTHDTDTLYDSAPPIESNTLQHN; this comes from the exons ATGAACTCCGTCAGAGCCACCAACAGGAGACCCAGGCGAGTGTCGAGGCCGCGCCCGGTGCAGCCCGAACGGAACAACGGGGACAGAG ATGAAGAGgctcctgcagcagctgcagcagagatggCTATTGAGGAGTCCGGTCCAGGAGCTCAGAACAGTCCCTACCAGCTTCGACGCAAGACCCTGCTTCCCAAGAGAACCGCTGCTGCCTCTGCCACCGCCTCTGCCTGCCCCAGCAAGGGCCCAATGGAG GGAGCTTCCACTTCATCAACAGAGGCCTTTGGCCATCGAGCCAAGCGGGCACGAGTGTCCGGTAAGAGCCACGACCTGCCAG cagCCCCAGCAGAGCAATATCTGCAGCAGAAGCTTCCAGATGAGGTTGTTTTGAAGATCTTCTCCTACTTACTGGAACAGGACCTCTGTCAGGCAGCTTGTGTCTGCAAGAGATTCAGCCAGCTAGCCAACGACCCCATCCTATG GAAGCGCCTATACATGGAGGTGTTTGAGTACACACGTCCTATGATGCATCCCGAGCCAGGCAGGTTCTACCAGGTCAGCCCTGAGGAGCATGAACACCCAAACCCCTGGAAGGAGAGCTTCCAACAGCTA TACAAAGGTGCTCATGTAAAACCAGGCTTTGCTGAGCATTTCTACAGTAACCCCGGCAGATACAAAGGCAGAGAGAATATGCTG TATTATGACACCATTGAGGATGCACTGGGGGGAGTACAAGAGGCCCACTTTGACGGTTTAATCTTTGTCCACTCTGGCATCTATACAGATGAGTGGATTTATATAGAGTCCCCCATCACCATGATCGGTGCAG CTCCTGGTAAAGTAGCAGACAAAGTGGTGATAGAGAATACTAGAGACTCAACATTTGTCTTCATGGAGGGCTCAGAGGATGCCTATGTGGGATACATGACCATCAAG TTTAATCCTGATGATAAGTCAGCGCAGCACCATAACGCCCACCACTGTCTGGAGATCACAGTCAACTGCAGCCCCAACATCGACCACTGCATCATCCGCTCCACATGCACAG tgggttcagctgtgtgtgtgagtggccAGGGAGCATGTCCAACAATCAAACACTGCAACATCAGTGACTGTGAGAACGTAGGACTGTACATTACAGATCATGCACAG GGCATTTATGAAGACAATGAAATCAGCAACAATGCGCTAGCAGGAATTTGGGTGAAAAACCATGGTAATCCCATCATTAGACGTAACCACATTCACCACGGACGAGATGTTGGAGTGTTCACCTTTGATCACGGCATG ggTTACTTTGAGAACTGTAACATCCATAGAAACCGTATAGCAGGCTTTGAGGTGAAGGCCTACGCCAACCCCACAGTGGTGCGTTGTGAGATCCATCATGGACAAACAGGTGGCATCTACGTCCACGAGAAGGGGCGGGGACAGTTTATAGAGAACAAAATCTATGCCAATAACTTCGCTGGTGTGTGGATCACGTCCAACAGTGACCCAACAATACg gGGAAATGCTATATTCAACGGTAACCAAGGAGGGGTGTACATATTCGGAGATGGACGGGGTTTGATAGAGAGTAACGATATCTATGGTAATGCCTTGGCGGGAATCCAGATCCGAACCAACAGCTGCCCCATTGTACGGCACAACAAGATCCACGATGGACAGCATGGGGGCATCTATGTG catgAGAAAGGCCAGGGGGTGATCGAAGAGAATGAGGTTTACAGCAACACACTGGCTGGAGTCTGGGTGACCACAGGCAGCACTCCTGTCCTCCGCAAGAACCGCATCCACAGTGGCAAACAg gttGGTGTGTATTTCTATGACAACGGGCACGGTGTGTTGGAAGACAATGACATCTACAATCACATGTACTCTGGTGTACAGATAAG GACGGGGAGCAACCCAAAGATCAGGCGCAACAAGATATGGGGAGGCCAGAATGGAGGGATTTTAGTCTACAACTCAG GTCTGGGCTTTATCGAGGACAATGAGATTTTTGACAACGCCATGGCCGGGGTGTGGATCAAGACAGACAGCAACCCCACGCTGAGACGAAATAAGATTCATGACGGCAGAGATGGAGGCATCTGCATTTTCAATGGAGGCAGAG gtcTGCTGGAAGAGAACGACATATTCAGGAATGCTCAGGCCGGTGTGCTGATCAGCACTAATAGTCACCCGATACTCCGCAAGAACCGCATTTTTGACGGCTTTGCTGCTg gTATTGAAATCACTAATCATGCCACAGCCACGCTGGAGGGCAACCAGATCTTCAACAATCGCTTTGGAGGCCTGTTTCTGGCCTCGGGAGTCAACGTCACTATGAAAG ATAACAAGATTCTGAATAATCAGGATGCCATTGAGAAGGCAGTGAGCAGAGGACAGTGTCTCTACAAGATCTCCAGCTACACCAGTTACCCCATGCACGACTTCTACAG ATGTCACACCTGTAATACAACAGATAGGAACGCCATCTGTGTAAACTGCATCAAAAAATGCCACCAAGGGCACGATGTAGAGTTTATACGGCACGATCG GTTTTTCTGTGACTGCGGAGCGGGAACGTTGTCCAACCCGTGTACGCTGGCCGGAGAGCCCACACACGACACAGACACTCTGTATGACTCAGCACCGCCCATCGAGTCCAACACGCTGCAACATAACTGA
- the fbxo11b gene encoding F-box only protein 11 isoform X3 — MNSVRATNRRPRRVSRPRPVQPERNNGDRDEEAPAAAAAEMAIEESGPGAQNSPYQLRRKTLLPKRTAAASATASACPSKGPMEGASTSSTEAFGHRAKRARVSAAPAEQYLQQKLPDEVVLKIFSYLLEQDLCQAACVCKRFSQLANDPILWKRLYMEVFEYTRPMMHPEPGRFYQVSPEEHEHPNPWKESFQQLYKGAHVKPGFAEHFYSNPGRYKGRENMLYYDTIEDALGGVQEAHFDGLIFVHSGIYTDEWIYIESPITMIGAAPGKVADKVVIENTRDSTFVFMEGSEDAYVGYMTIKFNPDDKSAQHHNAHHCLEITVNCSPNIDHCIIRSTCTVGSAVCVSGQGACPTIKHCNISDCENVGLYITDHAQGIYEDNEISNNALAGIWVKNHGNPIIRRNHIHHGRDVGVFTFDHGMGYFENCNIHRNRIAGFEVKAYANPTVVRCEIHHGQTGGIYVHEKGRGQFIENKIYANNFAGVWITSNSDPTIRGNAIFNGNQGGVYIFGDGRGLIESNDIYGNALAGIQIRTNSCPIVRHNKIHDGQHGGIYVHEKGQGVIEENEVYSNTLAGVWVTTGSTPVLRKNRIHSGKQVGVYFYDNGHGVLEDNDIYNHMYSGVQIRTGSNPKIRRNKIWGGQNGGILVYNSGLGFIEDNEIFDNAMAGVWIKTDSNPTLRRNKIHDGRDGGICIFNGGRGLLEENDIFRNAQAGVLISTNSHPILRKNRIFDGFAAGIEITNHATATLEGNQIFNNRFGGLFLASGVNVTMKDNKILNNQDAIEKAVSRGQCLYKISSYTSYPMHDFYRCHTCNTTDRNAICVNCIKKCHQGHDVEFIRHDRFFCDCGAGTLSNPCTLAGEPTHDTDTLYDSAPPIESNTLQHN; from the exons ATGAACTCCGTCAGAGCCACCAACAGGAGACCCAGGCGAGTGTCGAGGCCGCGCCCGGTGCAGCCCGAACGGAACAACGGGGACAGAG ATGAAGAGgctcctgcagcagctgcagcagagatggCTATTGAGGAGTCCGGTCCAGGAGCTCAGAACAGTCCCTACCAGCTTCGACGCAAGACCCTGCTTCCCAAGAGAACCGCTGCTGCCTCTGCCACCGCCTCTGCCTGCCCCAGCAAGGGCCCAATGGAG GGAGCTTCCACTTCATCAACAGAGGCCTTTGGCCATCGAGCCAAGCGGGCACGAGTGTCCG cagCCCCAGCAGAGCAATATCTGCAGCAGAAGCTTCCAGATGAGGTTGTTTTGAAGATCTTCTCCTACTTACTGGAACAGGACCTCTGTCAGGCAGCTTGTGTCTGCAAGAGATTCAGCCAGCTAGCCAACGACCCCATCCTATG GAAGCGCCTATACATGGAGGTGTTTGAGTACACACGTCCTATGATGCATCCCGAGCCAGGCAGGTTCTACCAGGTCAGCCCTGAGGAGCATGAACACCCAAACCCCTGGAAGGAGAGCTTCCAACAGCTA TACAAAGGTGCTCATGTAAAACCAGGCTTTGCTGAGCATTTCTACAGTAACCCCGGCAGATACAAAGGCAGAGAGAATATGCTG TATTATGACACCATTGAGGATGCACTGGGGGGAGTACAAGAGGCCCACTTTGACGGTTTAATCTTTGTCCACTCTGGCATCTATACAGATGAGTGGATTTATATAGAGTCCCCCATCACCATGATCGGTGCAG CTCCTGGTAAAGTAGCAGACAAAGTGGTGATAGAGAATACTAGAGACTCAACATTTGTCTTCATGGAGGGCTCAGAGGATGCCTATGTGGGATACATGACCATCAAG TTTAATCCTGATGATAAGTCAGCGCAGCACCATAACGCCCACCACTGTCTGGAGATCACAGTCAACTGCAGCCCCAACATCGACCACTGCATCATCCGCTCCACATGCACAG tgggttcagctgtgtgtgtgagtggccAGGGAGCATGTCCAACAATCAAACACTGCAACATCAGTGACTGTGAGAACGTAGGACTGTACATTACAGATCATGCACAG GGCATTTATGAAGACAATGAAATCAGCAACAATGCGCTAGCAGGAATTTGGGTGAAAAACCATGGTAATCCCATCATTAGACGTAACCACATTCACCACGGACGAGATGTTGGAGTGTTCACCTTTGATCACGGCATG ggTTACTTTGAGAACTGTAACATCCATAGAAACCGTATAGCAGGCTTTGAGGTGAAGGCCTACGCCAACCCCACAGTGGTGCGTTGTGAGATCCATCATGGACAAACAGGTGGCATCTACGTCCACGAGAAGGGGCGGGGACAGTTTATAGAGAACAAAATCTATGCCAATAACTTCGCTGGTGTGTGGATCACGTCCAACAGTGACCCAACAATACg gGGAAATGCTATATTCAACGGTAACCAAGGAGGGGTGTACATATTCGGAGATGGACGGGGTTTGATAGAGAGTAACGATATCTATGGTAATGCCTTGGCGGGAATCCAGATCCGAACCAACAGCTGCCCCATTGTACGGCACAACAAGATCCACGATGGACAGCATGGGGGCATCTATGTG catgAGAAAGGCCAGGGGGTGATCGAAGAGAATGAGGTTTACAGCAACACACTGGCTGGAGTCTGGGTGACCACAGGCAGCACTCCTGTCCTCCGCAAGAACCGCATCCACAGTGGCAAACAg gttGGTGTGTATTTCTATGACAACGGGCACGGTGTGTTGGAAGACAATGACATCTACAATCACATGTACTCTGGTGTACAGATAAG GACGGGGAGCAACCCAAAGATCAGGCGCAACAAGATATGGGGAGGCCAGAATGGAGGGATTTTAGTCTACAACTCAG GTCTGGGCTTTATCGAGGACAATGAGATTTTTGACAACGCCATGGCCGGGGTGTGGATCAAGACAGACAGCAACCCCACGCTGAGACGAAATAAGATTCATGACGGCAGAGATGGAGGCATCTGCATTTTCAATGGAGGCAGAG gtcTGCTGGAAGAGAACGACATATTCAGGAATGCTCAGGCCGGTGTGCTGATCAGCACTAATAGTCACCCGATACTCCGCAAGAACCGCATTTTTGACGGCTTTGCTGCTg gTATTGAAATCACTAATCATGCCACAGCCACGCTGGAGGGCAACCAGATCTTCAACAATCGCTTTGGAGGCCTGTTTCTGGCCTCGGGAGTCAACGTCACTATGAAAG ATAACAAGATTCTGAATAATCAGGATGCCATTGAGAAGGCAGTGAGCAGAGGACAGTGTCTCTACAAGATCTCCAGCTACACCAGTTACCCCATGCACGACTTCTACAG ATGTCACACCTGTAATACAACAGATAGGAACGCCATCTGTGTAAACTGCATCAAAAAATGCCACCAAGGGCACGATGTAGAGTTTATACGGCACGATCG GTTTTTCTGTGACTGCGGAGCGGGAACGTTGTCCAACCCGTGTACGCTGGCCGGAGAGCCCACACACGACACAGACACTCTGTATGACTCAGCACCGCCCATCGAGTCCAACACGCTGCAACATAACTGA
- the fbxo11b gene encoding F-box only protein 11 isoform X4, whose product MNSVRATNRRPRRVSRPRPVQPERNNGDRDEEAPAAAAAEMAIEESGPGAQNSPYQLRRKTLLPKRTAAASATASACPSKGPMEGASTSSTEAFGHRAKRARVSAPAEQYLQQKLPDEVVLKIFSYLLEQDLCQAACVCKRFSQLANDPILWKRLYMEVFEYTRPMMHPEPGRFYQVSPEEHEHPNPWKESFQQLYKGAHVKPGFAEHFYSNPGRYKGRENMLYYDTIEDALGGVQEAHFDGLIFVHSGIYTDEWIYIESPITMIGAAPGKVADKVVIENTRDSTFVFMEGSEDAYVGYMTIKFNPDDKSAQHHNAHHCLEITVNCSPNIDHCIIRSTCTVGSAVCVSGQGACPTIKHCNISDCENVGLYITDHAQGIYEDNEISNNALAGIWVKNHGNPIIRRNHIHHGRDVGVFTFDHGMGYFENCNIHRNRIAGFEVKAYANPTVVRCEIHHGQTGGIYVHEKGRGQFIENKIYANNFAGVWITSNSDPTIRGNAIFNGNQGGVYIFGDGRGLIESNDIYGNALAGIQIRTNSCPIVRHNKIHDGQHGGIYVHEKGQGVIEENEVYSNTLAGVWVTTGSTPVLRKNRIHSGKQVGVYFYDNGHGVLEDNDIYNHMYSGVQIRTGSNPKIRRNKIWGGQNGGILVYNSGLGFIEDNEIFDNAMAGVWIKTDSNPTLRRNKIHDGRDGGICIFNGGRGLLEENDIFRNAQAGVLISTNSHPILRKNRIFDGFAAGIEITNHATATLEGNQIFNNRFGGLFLASGVNVTMKDNKILNNQDAIEKAVSRGQCLYKISSYTSYPMHDFYRCHTCNTTDRNAICVNCIKKCHQGHDVEFIRHDRFFCDCGAGTLSNPCTLAGEPTHDTDTLYDSAPPIESNTLQHN is encoded by the exons ATGAACTCCGTCAGAGCCACCAACAGGAGACCCAGGCGAGTGTCGAGGCCGCGCCCGGTGCAGCCCGAACGGAACAACGGGGACAGAG ATGAAGAGgctcctgcagcagctgcagcagagatggCTATTGAGGAGTCCGGTCCAGGAGCTCAGAACAGTCCCTACCAGCTTCGACGCAAGACCCTGCTTCCCAAGAGAACCGCTGCTGCCTCTGCCACCGCCTCTGCCTGCCCCAGCAAGGGCCCAATGGAG GGAGCTTCCACTTCATCAACAGAGGCCTTTGGCCATCGAGCCAAGCGGGCACGAGTGTCCG CCCCAGCAGAGCAATATCTGCAGCAGAAGCTTCCAGATGAGGTTGTTTTGAAGATCTTCTCCTACTTACTGGAACAGGACCTCTGTCAGGCAGCTTGTGTCTGCAAGAGATTCAGCCAGCTAGCCAACGACCCCATCCTATG GAAGCGCCTATACATGGAGGTGTTTGAGTACACACGTCCTATGATGCATCCCGAGCCAGGCAGGTTCTACCAGGTCAGCCCTGAGGAGCATGAACACCCAAACCCCTGGAAGGAGAGCTTCCAACAGCTA TACAAAGGTGCTCATGTAAAACCAGGCTTTGCTGAGCATTTCTACAGTAACCCCGGCAGATACAAAGGCAGAGAGAATATGCTG TATTATGACACCATTGAGGATGCACTGGGGGGAGTACAAGAGGCCCACTTTGACGGTTTAATCTTTGTCCACTCTGGCATCTATACAGATGAGTGGATTTATATAGAGTCCCCCATCACCATGATCGGTGCAG CTCCTGGTAAAGTAGCAGACAAAGTGGTGATAGAGAATACTAGAGACTCAACATTTGTCTTCATGGAGGGCTCAGAGGATGCCTATGTGGGATACATGACCATCAAG TTTAATCCTGATGATAAGTCAGCGCAGCACCATAACGCCCACCACTGTCTGGAGATCACAGTCAACTGCAGCCCCAACATCGACCACTGCATCATCCGCTCCACATGCACAG tgggttcagctgtgtgtgtgagtggccAGGGAGCATGTCCAACAATCAAACACTGCAACATCAGTGACTGTGAGAACGTAGGACTGTACATTACAGATCATGCACAG GGCATTTATGAAGACAATGAAATCAGCAACAATGCGCTAGCAGGAATTTGGGTGAAAAACCATGGTAATCCCATCATTAGACGTAACCACATTCACCACGGACGAGATGTTGGAGTGTTCACCTTTGATCACGGCATG ggTTACTTTGAGAACTGTAACATCCATAGAAACCGTATAGCAGGCTTTGAGGTGAAGGCCTACGCCAACCCCACAGTGGTGCGTTGTGAGATCCATCATGGACAAACAGGTGGCATCTACGTCCACGAGAAGGGGCGGGGACAGTTTATAGAGAACAAAATCTATGCCAATAACTTCGCTGGTGTGTGGATCACGTCCAACAGTGACCCAACAATACg gGGAAATGCTATATTCAACGGTAACCAAGGAGGGGTGTACATATTCGGAGATGGACGGGGTTTGATAGAGAGTAACGATATCTATGGTAATGCCTTGGCGGGAATCCAGATCCGAACCAACAGCTGCCCCATTGTACGGCACAACAAGATCCACGATGGACAGCATGGGGGCATCTATGTG catgAGAAAGGCCAGGGGGTGATCGAAGAGAATGAGGTTTACAGCAACACACTGGCTGGAGTCTGGGTGACCACAGGCAGCACTCCTGTCCTCCGCAAGAACCGCATCCACAGTGGCAAACAg gttGGTGTGTATTTCTATGACAACGGGCACGGTGTGTTGGAAGACAATGACATCTACAATCACATGTACTCTGGTGTACAGATAAG GACGGGGAGCAACCCAAAGATCAGGCGCAACAAGATATGGGGAGGCCAGAATGGAGGGATTTTAGTCTACAACTCAG GTCTGGGCTTTATCGAGGACAATGAGATTTTTGACAACGCCATGGCCGGGGTGTGGATCAAGACAGACAGCAACCCCACGCTGAGACGAAATAAGATTCATGACGGCAGAGATGGAGGCATCTGCATTTTCAATGGAGGCAGAG gtcTGCTGGAAGAGAACGACATATTCAGGAATGCTCAGGCCGGTGTGCTGATCAGCACTAATAGTCACCCGATACTCCGCAAGAACCGCATTTTTGACGGCTTTGCTGCTg gTATTGAAATCACTAATCATGCCACAGCCACGCTGGAGGGCAACCAGATCTTCAACAATCGCTTTGGAGGCCTGTTTCTGGCCTCGGGAGTCAACGTCACTATGAAAG ATAACAAGATTCTGAATAATCAGGATGCCATTGAGAAGGCAGTGAGCAGAGGACAGTGTCTCTACAAGATCTCCAGCTACACCAGTTACCCCATGCACGACTTCTACAG ATGTCACACCTGTAATACAACAGATAGGAACGCCATCTGTGTAAACTGCATCAAAAAATGCCACCAAGGGCACGATGTAGAGTTTATACGGCACGATCG GTTTTTCTGTGACTGCGGAGCGGGAACGTTGTCCAACCCGTGTACGCTGGCCGGAGAGCCCACACACGACACAGACACTCTGTATGACTCAGCACCGCCCATCGAGTCCAACACGCTGCAACATAACTGA
- the fbxo11b gene encoding F-box only protein 11 isoform X2 — protein MNSVRATNRRPRRVSRPRPVQPERNNGDRDEEAPAAAAAEMAIEESGPGAQNSPYQLRRKTLLPKRTAAASATASACPSKGPMEGASTSSTEAFGHRAKRARVSGKSHDLPAPAEQYLQQKLPDEVVLKIFSYLLEQDLCQAACVCKRFSQLANDPILWKRLYMEVFEYTRPMMHPEPGRFYQVSPEEHEHPNPWKESFQQLYKGAHVKPGFAEHFYSNPGRYKGRENMLYYDTIEDALGGVQEAHFDGLIFVHSGIYTDEWIYIESPITMIGAAPGKVADKVVIENTRDSTFVFMEGSEDAYVGYMTIKFNPDDKSAQHHNAHHCLEITVNCSPNIDHCIIRSTCTVGSAVCVSGQGACPTIKHCNISDCENVGLYITDHAQGIYEDNEISNNALAGIWVKNHGNPIIRRNHIHHGRDVGVFTFDHGMGYFENCNIHRNRIAGFEVKAYANPTVVRCEIHHGQTGGIYVHEKGRGQFIENKIYANNFAGVWITSNSDPTIRGNAIFNGNQGGVYIFGDGRGLIESNDIYGNALAGIQIRTNSCPIVRHNKIHDGQHGGIYVHEKGQGVIEENEVYSNTLAGVWVTTGSTPVLRKNRIHSGKQVGVYFYDNGHGVLEDNDIYNHMYSGVQIRTGSNPKIRRNKIWGGQNGGILVYNSGLGFIEDNEIFDNAMAGVWIKTDSNPTLRRNKIHDGRDGGICIFNGGRGLLEENDIFRNAQAGVLISTNSHPILRKNRIFDGFAAGIEITNHATATLEGNQIFNNRFGGLFLASGVNVTMKDNKILNNQDAIEKAVSRGQCLYKISSYTSYPMHDFYRCHTCNTTDRNAICVNCIKKCHQGHDVEFIRHDRFFCDCGAGTLSNPCTLAGEPTHDTDTLYDSAPPIESNTLQHN, from the exons ATGAACTCCGTCAGAGCCACCAACAGGAGACCCAGGCGAGTGTCGAGGCCGCGCCCGGTGCAGCCCGAACGGAACAACGGGGACAGAG ATGAAGAGgctcctgcagcagctgcagcagagatggCTATTGAGGAGTCCGGTCCAGGAGCTCAGAACAGTCCCTACCAGCTTCGACGCAAGACCCTGCTTCCCAAGAGAACCGCTGCTGCCTCTGCCACCGCCTCTGCCTGCCCCAGCAAGGGCCCAATGGAG GGAGCTTCCACTTCATCAACAGAGGCCTTTGGCCATCGAGCCAAGCGGGCACGAGTGTCCGGTAAGAGCCACGACCTGCCAG CCCCAGCAGAGCAATATCTGCAGCAGAAGCTTCCAGATGAGGTTGTTTTGAAGATCTTCTCCTACTTACTGGAACAGGACCTCTGTCAGGCAGCTTGTGTCTGCAAGAGATTCAGCCAGCTAGCCAACGACCCCATCCTATG GAAGCGCCTATACATGGAGGTGTTTGAGTACACACGTCCTATGATGCATCCCGAGCCAGGCAGGTTCTACCAGGTCAGCCCTGAGGAGCATGAACACCCAAACCCCTGGAAGGAGAGCTTCCAACAGCTA TACAAAGGTGCTCATGTAAAACCAGGCTTTGCTGAGCATTTCTACAGTAACCCCGGCAGATACAAAGGCAGAGAGAATATGCTG TATTATGACACCATTGAGGATGCACTGGGGGGAGTACAAGAGGCCCACTTTGACGGTTTAATCTTTGTCCACTCTGGCATCTATACAGATGAGTGGATTTATATAGAGTCCCCCATCACCATGATCGGTGCAG CTCCTGGTAAAGTAGCAGACAAAGTGGTGATAGAGAATACTAGAGACTCAACATTTGTCTTCATGGAGGGCTCAGAGGATGCCTATGTGGGATACATGACCATCAAG TTTAATCCTGATGATAAGTCAGCGCAGCACCATAACGCCCACCACTGTCTGGAGATCACAGTCAACTGCAGCCCCAACATCGACCACTGCATCATCCGCTCCACATGCACAG tgggttcagctgtgtgtgtgagtggccAGGGAGCATGTCCAACAATCAAACACTGCAACATCAGTGACTGTGAGAACGTAGGACTGTACATTACAGATCATGCACAG GGCATTTATGAAGACAATGAAATCAGCAACAATGCGCTAGCAGGAATTTGGGTGAAAAACCATGGTAATCCCATCATTAGACGTAACCACATTCACCACGGACGAGATGTTGGAGTGTTCACCTTTGATCACGGCATG ggTTACTTTGAGAACTGTAACATCCATAGAAACCGTATAGCAGGCTTTGAGGTGAAGGCCTACGCCAACCCCACAGTGGTGCGTTGTGAGATCCATCATGGACAAACAGGTGGCATCTACGTCCACGAGAAGGGGCGGGGACAGTTTATAGAGAACAAAATCTATGCCAATAACTTCGCTGGTGTGTGGATCACGTCCAACAGTGACCCAACAATACg gGGAAATGCTATATTCAACGGTAACCAAGGAGGGGTGTACATATTCGGAGATGGACGGGGTTTGATAGAGAGTAACGATATCTATGGTAATGCCTTGGCGGGAATCCAGATCCGAACCAACAGCTGCCCCATTGTACGGCACAACAAGATCCACGATGGACAGCATGGGGGCATCTATGTG catgAGAAAGGCCAGGGGGTGATCGAAGAGAATGAGGTTTACAGCAACACACTGGCTGGAGTCTGGGTGACCACAGGCAGCACTCCTGTCCTCCGCAAGAACCGCATCCACAGTGGCAAACAg gttGGTGTGTATTTCTATGACAACGGGCACGGTGTGTTGGAAGACAATGACATCTACAATCACATGTACTCTGGTGTACAGATAAG GACGGGGAGCAACCCAAAGATCAGGCGCAACAAGATATGGGGAGGCCAGAATGGAGGGATTTTAGTCTACAACTCAG GTCTGGGCTTTATCGAGGACAATGAGATTTTTGACAACGCCATGGCCGGGGTGTGGATCAAGACAGACAGCAACCCCACGCTGAGACGAAATAAGATTCATGACGGCAGAGATGGAGGCATCTGCATTTTCAATGGAGGCAGAG gtcTGCTGGAAGAGAACGACATATTCAGGAATGCTCAGGCCGGTGTGCTGATCAGCACTAATAGTCACCCGATACTCCGCAAGAACCGCATTTTTGACGGCTTTGCTGCTg gTATTGAAATCACTAATCATGCCACAGCCACGCTGGAGGGCAACCAGATCTTCAACAATCGCTTTGGAGGCCTGTTTCTGGCCTCGGGAGTCAACGTCACTATGAAAG ATAACAAGATTCTGAATAATCAGGATGCCATTGAGAAGGCAGTGAGCAGAGGACAGTGTCTCTACAAGATCTCCAGCTACACCAGTTACCCCATGCACGACTTCTACAG ATGTCACACCTGTAATACAACAGATAGGAACGCCATCTGTGTAAACTGCATCAAAAAATGCCACCAAGGGCACGATGTAGAGTTTATACGGCACGATCG GTTTTTCTGTGACTGCGGAGCGGGAACGTTGTCCAACCCGTGTACGCTGGCCGGAGAGCCCACACACGACACAGACACTCTGTATGACTCAGCACCGCCCATCGAGTCCAACACGCTGCAACATAACTGA